A genome region from Bacteroides stercoris ATCC 43183 includes the following:
- a CDS encoding AAA family ATPase encodes MDNKLVQRLQQILANQAQRGLLGTRFKIEKFPEQDIAEMLRMCYQSEVERRNMKYVSDEATLEKIGKAAKFLCGNGKFGLLLYGTVGSGKTTLAKAICNIIGILYNSDLSSERKGVYRISALNLAKSIADDPTYFNKLKNQELLFIDDVGTEPASVKSWGNEFSPVTELIYARYDRQLFTIATSNLADEEFGDRYGERIADRMEEMFERLHYSQKSYRK; translated from the coding sequence ATGGACAACAAACTGGTACAACGGCTGCAACAGATATTGGCAAACCAAGCGCAAAGAGGACTTTTAGGGACACGCTTTAAGATTGAGAAGTTTCCCGAACAGGACATAGCGGAAATGCTAAGGATGTGTTATCAGTCAGAAGTTGAGCGCAGAAACATGAAGTATGTTTCGGATGAAGCCACGTTGGAAAAGATAGGCAAAGCGGCTAAGTTCCTTTGCGGAAACGGAAAGTTCGGCTTGCTTCTGTATGGTACGGTAGGAAGTGGTAAAACCACGCTTGCAAAGGCGATATGCAACATTATAGGTATCTTGTACAATAGTGATTTATCTTCCGAAAGAAAGGGAGTGTACCGCATATCAGCTTTGAACCTTGCCAAGTCAATAGCCGATGACCCGACTTATTTCAACAAGCTAAAGAATCAAGAACTTTTGTTTATTGATGATGTGGGCACTGAACCAGCAAGCGTGAAAAGTTGGGGCAACGAGTTTTCCCCGGTTACTGAATTAATCTATGCCCGATATGACAGGCAGCTATTCACTATAGCCACTTCCAATTTGGCAGATGAGGAATTTGGCGACAGGTACGGAGAGCGTATTGCTGATAGAATGGAAGAAATGTTTGAACGGCTGCACTACAGCCAAAAAAGCTATCGAAAATGA
- a CDS encoding MBL fold metallo-hydrolase, whose amino-acid sequence MKLIVLGSSSSGNCYILDNGKEALIIEAGIRFQEVKKALDFNLRKVVGCVVTHAHNDHAKYIKAMVDSGFHTLALREVWTAKGVWDSRSLVVKEGKGYKMGNFKVLPFPACHDVPCVGYLIDHPDMGKMVFLTDSCMCEYQFKGLNHVLIECNYSDKKLIEAITAGRTLPSQRERLLTSHMELTTCKGFLEANDLSHVSEIVLLHLSENNSDEPYFISEVERHTGKVVYAAKPGLTIDLDRT is encoded by the coding sequence ATGAAACTGATTGTTCTTGGTTCAAGTAGTAGCGGAAACTGTTACATTTTGGATAACGGTAAGGAGGCTTTGATTATAGAGGCAGGCATCCGTTTCCAAGAAGTCAAGAAAGCGTTGGATTTCAATCTGAGAAAAGTTGTAGGGTGTGTGGTAACACACGCCCACAACGACCACGCCAAATATATTAAGGCAATGGTGGATAGTGGATTTCACACGTTGGCATTACGGGAGGTATGGACTGCAAAGGGCGTTTGGGATTCCCGTTCTTTGGTGGTTAAAGAGGGCAAAGGCTATAAGATGGGTAATTTTAAGGTACTTCCTTTTCCTGCTTGCCATGATGTGCCATGTGTCGGCTATCTGATAGACCACCCCGATATGGGAAAGATGGTATTTCTTACCGATAGCTGTATGTGCGAATATCAGTTCAAGGGGCTTAACCATGTGCTGATAGAGTGCAATTACTCTGATAAGAAGCTCATTGAGGCGATTACAGCCGGGCGCACGTTGCCCTCACAGCGTGAACGTCTGCTTACCTCACACATGGAGCTTACTACGTGCAAGGGTTTTTTGGAAGCAAACGACTTATCCCATGTTTCGGAAATCGTGCTTTTACACCTTTCCGAGAATAATAGCGATGAGCCTTATTTCATATCGGAAGTGGAAAGGCATACGGGGAAAGTGGTTTATGCGGCAAAGCCGGGTTTAACGATTGATTTAGATAGAACATAA
- a CDS encoding recombinase RecT, with product MTQQATTTIQQAANGGQVATQRKPVDILKSMMNAESVQEQFKNALGKNSATFVASVIDLYNGDSNLQLCNPKQVVMEALKAATLHLPINKALGYAFIIPFKNSKKDEKGNWIKVYEPTFQMGYKGYIQLAMRTGQYRTINADVVYDGELRKVNKLTGEIAFDGERKSDKVIGYFCYFELMNGFSKTLYMTVEQMANHAKRYSKAITSDKDVTVEKLLNLANLPVSPDSNKVGWMGNFHGMAQKTVIRNLLSKYGYLSVEMQNAITNDYEGDETSQREILTDNYANKQLIDAEDVSFESVSSEQQMETIDPGY from the coding sequence ATGACACAGCAAGCGACTACAACCATACAACAGGCTGCAAATGGTGGGCAGGTAGCTACTCAAAGAAAGCCTGTAGATATTCTTAAAAGCATGATGAATGCCGAAAGCGTACAAGAACAATTCAAAAATGCGCTTGGTAAAAATTCGGCAACATTCGTAGCCTCTGTAATTGACCTATACAACGGAGATAGCAATCTGCAACTCTGTAATCCTAAACAGGTGGTAATGGAAGCACTCAAAGCTGCCACGTTACATTTGCCAATAAACAAGGCTTTGGGCTATGCTTTCATTATCCCGTTCAAAAACTCCAAAAAGGATGAAAAGGGCAACTGGATTAAAGTGTATGAGCCGACTTTTCAAATGGGCTATAAGGGTTATATTCAGCTTGCCATGCGCACGGGACAATACCGTACCATCAATGCGGATGTGGTGTATGATGGTGAGTTGCGCAAGGTAAACAAACTGACTGGGGAAATAGCCTTTGACGGTGAAAGGAAAAGCGATAAGGTGATAGGCTATTTCTGTTACTTTGAACTTATGAACGGCTTTAGCAAGACTTTGTACATGACAGTGGAGCAAATGGCAAACCATGCAAAGCGATACAGTAAAGCCATCACAAGCGATAAGGATGTAACGGTTGAAAAGTTGCTGAATTTGGCTAATTTGCCCGTTTCTCCCGATAGCAACAAGGTTGGTTGGATGGGTAACTTTCACGGAATGGCACAAAAAACCGTTATCCGTAATTTACTGAGTAAATATGGCTATTTGTCCGTAGAAATGCAAAATGCCATCACCAATGACTACGAGGGTGACGAAACTTCACAGCGTGAAATATTGACCGACAATTACGCAAACAAACAGTTGATTGATGCGGAAGATGTTAGCTTTGAAAGCGTGTCAAGCGAGCAACAAATGGAAACTATTGACCCCGGATATTGA
- a CDS encoding AAA family ATPase: MRTIKLKSLSLVNFKGIRSLNIGFSDAETLVAGENGTGKTTVFDSFLWLLFGKDSTGRSDSNFNIKTLDSDGKPILHLEHSVTGVLSVDGKTVTLQRCYVENWVKPRGTTEESLKNHATEFYLNGVKLATKKEYDSEVAAIIPEDVFRMITNPFYFTSMKPEAQKEILLDMVGTLTDQDVAQTKPEYLELLAQLSGRSIAQYAKEVAAKKKACKDELSVIPSQIETARKLMPEEEDWVAIDSEIEDKNARIQQIEEQIADKSKLNEQEYQRKASIQKQIGEKRLQLNSRMNEIATEANRGRNEASLKLNELEYSLRTEKASLDRKRQSVAAMDIEIEKLNTKLSALRGEFSFISKEELTYNEGEFICPTCKRPLEIEDIEAKQREMQANFNANKAARLKANKEAGMAKKQRLEEMQGLKDSTNAEIEELEQKIERINADIQQAKASIPEAQNVEAMIASDQTCIDIKNEIVELENQLKVDAKIVDVSELQSEKRTLNEAVQGLYKRLANREQIGRAEKEIASLEEKRIANNQKLADLEKWEFTALQFQKDKDAELLKRINGMFRYVSFSFVNEQLNGGEKLTCVCTVNGTPFLDVNNAGQINAGIDIINAICTAKGVSAPIFVDNAESVNQIIPSLSQIIRLVVTTDKELTIK; the protein is encoded by the coding sequence ATGCGAACAATCAAATTAAAATCATTATCCCTTGTGAATTTTAAGGGAATCAGAAGCCTAAATATCGGTTTCTCCGATGCGGAAACGCTGGTTGCTGGAGAAAATGGTACGGGCAAAACAACTGTGTTCGATTCATTCCTTTGGCTTCTTTTTGGAAAAGACAGTACGGGACGGTCGGATAGTAATTTCAACATTAAAACGTTGGATTCGGACGGCAAGCCTATTTTGCACCTTGAACACTCCGTTACTGGTGTACTATCAGTGGATGGCAAGACGGTAACACTGCAACGCTGCTATGTGGAAAACTGGGTCAAGCCACGTGGAACTACGGAAGAAAGCCTAAAGAATCATGCAACAGAGTTCTATTTGAACGGTGTTAAGTTGGCTACCAAAAAGGAGTATGATAGTGAAGTAGCTGCCATCATCCCGGAAGATGTTTTCCGAATGATAACCAACCCTTTCTACTTTACATCAATGAAGCCGGAAGCGCAAAAAGAAATCCTTTTGGATATGGTAGGAACGCTTACCGACCAAGACGTAGCGCAGACCAAGCCCGAATATTTGGAGTTGCTGGCTCAGTTGTCCGGCAGGAGCATCGCCCAATACGCCAAAGAGGTAGCCGCCAAGAAAAAGGCTTGCAAAGATGAATTGTCAGTTATTCCCTCTCAGATAGAAACGGCTCGTAAACTTATGCCGGAGGAAGAGGATTGGGTAGCCATTGATAGTGAGATTGAGGATAAAAATGCCCGTATTCAGCAGATAGAGGAACAAATTGCCGACAAATCAAAGCTGAATGAGCAGGAATATCAACGTAAGGCTTCTATCCAAAAGCAAATAGGTGAAAAACGCCTACAACTCAATAGTAGAATGAATGAAATCGCTACAGAAGCTAACAGAGGGCGCAATGAGGCATCTTTGAAGCTGAACGAATTGGAATATTCGTTGCGTACTGAAAAAGCCTCTTTAGACAGAAAAAGGCAATCGGTTGCGGCTATGGATATTGAGATAGAAAAGCTTAATACCAAATTGTCCGCATTGCGTGGTGAATTTTCATTTATCAGCAAGGAGGAACTTACCTATAATGAGGGTGAATTTATTTGCCCCACTTGCAAACGTCCTTTGGAAATTGAGGATATAGAAGCCAAGCAGCGTGAAATGCAAGCCAACTTTAACGCTAATAAGGCGGCACGTCTGAAAGCGAATAAAGAGGCTGGCATGGCTAAAAAGCAACGGCTTGAAGAAATGCAAGGGCTTAAAGACAGTACCAATGCCGAAATCGAGGAGCTGGAACAAAAGATAGAGCGTATCAATGCCGATATTCAACAAGCAAAGGCTTCTATCCCCGAGGCGCAAAACGTGGAAGCAATGATAGCATCCGACCAAACTTGCATTGACATCAAGAACGAGATTGTAGAACTTGAAAATCAGCTCAAAGTGGATGCAAAGATTGTGGACGTGTCGGAACTGCAATCGGAGAAAAGAACTTTGAATGAAGCCGTGCAAGGTTTATACAAGCGTTTGGCAAACCGTGAACAAATCGGCAGGGCTGAAAAGGAAATCGCTTCTTTGGAAGAAAAGCGCATTGCCAACAATCAAAAGTTGGCAGACCTTGAAAAATGGGAGTTTACGGCACTCCAATTCCAAAAGGATAAGGATGCGGAGCTGTTGAAACGCATTAACGGAATGTTCAGATATGTATCATTCTCCTTTGTGAACGAACAACTGAACGGAGGCGAAAAACTTACGTGTGTATGCACTGTGAACGGTACACCTTTCCTTGACGTGAACAATGCCGGACAAATCAATGCCGGAATAGATATAATCAATGCCATTTGCACGGCAAAGGGGGTATCTGCACCGATTTTCGTTGATAATGCGGAAAGCGTGAATCAAATAATCCCATCACTCAGTCAGATTATCCGGCTGGTGGTAACTACGGACAAAGAACTAACCATTAAATAA
- a CDS encoding helix-turn-helix domain-containing protein, with protein sequence MKAIEFYTTPEGEVTMRPIGEAERQLKETDTDFIQAFLAILREFYPEAYDALMDIYSKNSNNKRYRDFIAVRRFIKCNFGLYDNMIDVDENWNFNFEFVGCPLRGECKHDKVICAPKFNSKLSDRQIEVMRMLYDGKNDSEIAEKLFISLNTVNNHRKNSFRKVGVHSMAEFMRYAMTNNLFK encoded by the coding sequence ATGAAAGCTATAGAGTTCTACACAACCCCGGAGGGTGAAGTTACTATGCGCCCTATCGGAGAAGCCGAAAGGCAGTTGAAAGAAACTGATACCGACTTTATCCAAGCTTTCTTGGCTATACTGAGGGAGTTTTATCCCGAAGCATACGATGCGCTTATGGATATATACTCTAAAAATTCAAACAACAAGAGGTATCGGGATTTCATAGCGGTGCGTAGATTCATTAAATGCAACTTCGGTCTGTATGACAACATGATTGATGTAGATGAGAATTGGAACTTTAATTTTGAGTTTGTAGGTTGTCCATTACGTGGAGAATGCAAACATGATAAAGTTATTTGCGCTCCTAAATTCAACTCTAAGTTGTCCGATAGGCAAATAGAAGTTATGCGAATGCTCTATGATGGGAAAAACGATTCAGAAATAGCCGAAAAGCTGTTTATCTCTTTAAATACCGTGAACAACCATAGAAAAAACAGTTTCCGAAAGGTTGGAGTACATTCAATGGCTGAATTTATGCGGTATGCTATGACTAACAATCTTTTCAAATAA
- a CDS encoding helix-turn-helix domain-containing protein, whose amino-acid sequence MQRFDLKSFRIDRKLTQKELAELLMCKQNYISNIENGIKPISKEKLDILQSKFGDISKYYSDISPKQNTILKEVTPEDFMFAGADAFSRQVVKMMNDKLIAPYGMLVEKDKEIERLNRLIGRLQNEIEELKKGSAQMENPAGCANAV is encoded by the coding sequence ATGCAACGATTTGATTTAAAGAGTTTTAGAATTGATAGAAAACTTACTCAAAAGGAGTTAGCAGAGCTATTAATGTGCAAACAGAACTATATTTCAAATATAGAAAACGGAATTAAACCAATCTCAAAAGAGAAATTGGATATATTGCAGTCTAAATTCGGTGATATTTCAAAGTATTATTCGGATATATCACCAAAGCAAAATACGATATTAAAAGAAGTCACTCCCGAAGATTTCATGTTTGCTGGTGCTGACGCTTTTTCAAGACAAGTCGTAAAGATGATGAATGACAAGCTGATTGCACCTTATGGAATGTTAGTAGAAAAAGATAAGGAAATAGAACGGTTGAATAGATTGATAGGCAGATTGCAAAACGAAATAGAGGAACTTAAAAAGGGAAGTGCCCAAATGGAGAATCCTGCCGGATGTGCCAATGCCGTATAG
- a CDS encoding DUF4468 domain-containing protein, with protein MKTLLMLCLIALITGNSFAQNTYSEIGAKTEYITEVKGSKDYLFLNAQQWASTNTTEWDSSIDTSDKESGTTILKVSSYLSKKNGVNSYSKIRVNMNVKIDCRENKYRIIFSNFTSSVQPDRNVETEYLPTSSLESMIEELEMITKLSEYDFKKETSWGYDNIISVREKYISQNKEYKEKILTFDSNSKKGKKEIKYREKWIKENEIIISYLDYILKGFGDKVTEINSSINKVMNVSDDF; from the coding sequence ATGAAAACTTTGCTAATGCTTTGCCTGATAGCTTTGATAACAGGAAATTCCTTTGCTCAAAACACGTATAGTGAAATTGGGGCTAAAACTGAATACATAACAGAGGTTAAGGGTTCAAAAGATTATTTGTTTTTAAATGCCCAACAGTGGGCGAGTACTAACACCACAGAGTGGGATTCGTCTATTGACACAAGCGATAAAGAAAGCGGGACAACCATTCTAAAAGTATCTTCATACCTATCTAAAAAAAATGGAGTAAACAGCTACTCTAAAATCAGAGTTAACATGAATGTGAAAATTGATTGTCGGGAAAACAAATACCGCATTATATTCTCAAACTTCACATCAAGTGTACAGCCTGATAGAAATGTCGAAACTGAATATCTTCCCACAAGTTCTTTAGAAAGTATGATTGAAGAGTTAGAGATGATTACCAAATTATCTGAATATGATTTTAAAAAAGAAACTTCATGGGGTTATGATAACATCATAAGCGTACGAGAAAAATACATTAGCCAAAATAAAGAGTACAAAGAAAAGATACTGACATTTGACAGTAATTCAAAAAAGGGGAAAAAAGAAATTAAATACCGGGAGAAGTGGATAAAAGAAAATGAGATTATTATTTCTTATTTAGATTACATCCTAAAAGGATTTGGTGATAAAGTCACTGAAATAAATAGTTCCATCAACAAGGTAATGAATGTAAGTGATGATTTTTGA
- a CDS encoding phage integrase SAM-like domain-containing protein, with product MATFKAEVYAHQKRADGTYNIKIRVIHQKRKKYIPTTYYVTKDDLTRTTFKLKNQKYIDATDDMIKKYRSICDRMGERLKSMTVEQVVDAITNDNGEHFDLDIVAYARQYILHLKETGHTGNALSYQVAINNLVRFVGRDSVSIKEITVKFINDWIKWIKENPARSKPEANHGERAQSLYISQLRAIHNRAKKEFNDEDAGLIRIPYSPFKRVEIPKVPVTRKRAISTDLLRKFSELPYSLIMQPGTNRYNLAKDVFLLSFCLIGMNAVDLYTCTDLKKGRITYQRTKTKNRRADKAEISVRIEPELKALMKKYKDHTGQRVFNFYKLYSSVDSFTAAINKGLKKIGDDLGIDDLEFYAARHTWATIASNEAGVDKYTVHTALNHVDENMRVTDIYIAKSWDSIDAANRKVLDYVKLSLDDVTEKKYIPKNKRVLPKQNL from the coding sequence ATGGCTACATTCAAAGCAGAGGTGTACGCTCACCAAAAAAGGGCTGACGGCACATATAATATAAAGATAAGGGTTATACACCAAAAGAGGAAAAAGTACATCCCGACCACTTACTACGTGACAAAGGATGATTTGACACGCACGACTTTCAAATTGAAAAACCAAAAGTACATAGATGCCACCGATGATATGATAAAGAAATACCGTTCCATTTGTGACCGCATGGGGGAACGGCTTAAATCCATGACCGTTGAGCAGGTGGTAGATGCAATCACTAACGACAATGGGGAACACTTCGATTTGGATATAGTGGCTTATGCCCGTCAATACATATTGCACTTAAAGGAAACCGGGCATACAGGCAATGCGCTTTCTTACCAAGTAGCTATTAACAACCTTGTACGCTTTGTTGGCAGGGATAGCGTGAGCATAAAAGAAATCACGGTTAAGTTTATCAATGATTGGATAAAGTGGATAAAGGAGAATCCGGCACGTTCCAAACCCGAAGCCAATCACGGAGAAAGGGCACAGAGCCTATATATATCCCAGCTAAGAGCCATACACAACCGAGCAAAGAAAGAGTTTAACGATGAGGATGCCGGGCTGATACGCATTCCCTATTCTCCTTTTAAGAGGGTGGAAATTCCCAAAGTTCCAGTTACAAGAAAAAGGGCTATTTCTACGGATTTACTTCGTAAATTTTCGGAGCTGCCTTATTCTTTGATTATGCAACCGGGGACAAACAGGTACAATCTCGCAAAGGATGTCTTTCTTTTGAGTTTCTGCCTAATCGGAATGAATGCGGTAGATTTGTACACTTGTACGGATTTGAAGAAAGGACGAATTACATACCAACGGACAAAAACCAAGAATCGGAGAGCCGACAAAGCGGAAATATCTGTGAGGATAGAGCCGGAACTAAAAGCCCTTATGAAAAAATATAAAGACCATACCGGGCAAAGGGTCTTTAATTTCTACAAGCTGTATTCAAGCGTGGATAGCTTTACGGCTGCAATTAACAAGGGTTTGAAAAAGATTGGTGATGATTTGGGAATAGATGATTTGGAGTTTTACGCAGCCCGGCATACATGGGCAACCATTGCAAGCAATGAAGCCGGAGTAGATAAATACACCGTTCACACAGCTCTTAACCACGTGGACGAAAATATGAGAGTGACGGATATTTATATTGCGAAATCGTGGGACAGCATAGATGCTGCCAACCGTAAGGTATTGGATTATGTCAAGCTATCTTTGGATGATGTAACAGAAAAGAAGTATATACCCAAAAATAAGCGTGTTTTGCCTAAGCAAAATTTGTAA
- a CDS encoding 2-oxoacid:acceptor oxidoreductase subunit alpha has translation MANDMMVKELEQVVVRFSGDSGDGMQLAGNIFSTVSATVGNDISTFPDYPADIRAPQGSLTGVSGFQVHIGANKVYTPGDKCDVLVAMNAAALKTQYKFAKSTACIIIDTDAFQKSDLEKAAFKTDNPIEEMGIKQDVIAAPISQMVKDCLADTGMDNKSMLKCRNMFAVGLVCWLFSRDLTIAEEFIREKFAKKPEIAEANIKVIRAGYDYGHNTHASASHTYKIESKVKTPGRYMDITGNKATAYGFIAAAEKAGLKLYLGSYPITPATDVLHELSKHKSLGVMTVQCEDEISGCASAVGASFAGALAVTSTSGPGICLKSEAMNLAVIMELPLVVLDVQRGGPATGLPTKSEQTDLLQVLFGRNGESPMPVLAATSPTDCFECAYMASKIALEHMTPVVLLTDAFVANGSAAWKLPKLADYPAIVPPYVRPEMQGSWTPYQRDEKTGSRYWAIPGTEGFTHILGGLEKDNKTGAISTDPENHDLMTRLRAEKIAKIEVPDVEVEGDKDDAELLIVGFGGTYGHLHAAMDELRATGKKAALAHFKFINPLPKNTAEVMKRYKKVVVAEQNMGQFAGYLRMKVDGFVPYQFNQVKGQPFLVNELVQAFEEIIKN, from the coding sequence ATGGCAAACGACATGATGGTCAAAGAACTGGAGCAAGTGGTAGTCCGCTTCTCCGGAGACTCCGGCGACGGTATGCAGCTCGCCGGCAACATCTTTTCAACAGTTTCGGCTACGGTAGGTAATGACATCAGTACATTCCCCGATTATCCGGCAGACATCCGCGCCCCGCAAGGCTCACTGACGGGCGTATCCGGTTTCCAGGTACATATCGGTGCAAACAAAGTCTATACCCCCGGTGATAAATGCGATGTACTGGTAGCGATGAATGCCGCTGCGTTAAAAACACAGTATAAGTTTGCCAAATCTACCGCATGTATTATCATCGATACGGACGCATTCCAGAAATCGGATTTGGAAAAGGCCGCTTTCAAGACGGACAACCCCATTGAAGAAATGGGCATCAAACAGGATGTCATTGCCGCTCCTATCTCCCAAATGGTGAAAGACTGCCTTGCCGACACGGGTATGGACAACAAATCCATGCTGAAGTGCCGCAACATGTTTGCAGTGGGACTGGTATGTTGGCTGTTCAGCCGCGACCTGACGATAGCCGAAGAGTTTATCCGCGAGAAATTCGCCAAGAAACCTGAAATTGCAGAAGCCAATATCAAGGTTATCCGCGCCGGATACGACTACGGGCACAACACCCACGCATCCGCCTCTCACACTTACAAGATTGAAAGCAAAGTAAAGACTCCCGGACGCTATATGGACATTACGGGCAACAAGGCCACGGCCTACGGCTTCATAGCCGCTGCCGAGAAAGCAGGCCTGAAGCTTTACCTGGGTTCTTACCCCATCACCCCCGCAACCGATGTGCTGCACGAACTTTCCAAGCACAAGTCACTGGGCGTAATGACCGTACAGTGCGAAGACGAGATTTCCGGTTGCGCCTCCGCTGTCGGAGCATCCTTTGCCGGAGCATTGGCGGTTACCTCCACCTCCGGACCGGGTATCTGCCTGAAATCGGAAGCCATGAACCTGGCTGTCATCATGGAACTGCCGCTGGTGGTGCTCGATGTACAGCGCGGCGGCCCTGCAACAGGTCTGCCCACCAAGTCCGAGCAGACCGACTTGCTGCAAGTACTCTTCGGCCGTAACGGCGAAAGCCCCATGCCTGTACTTGCCGCCACCTCACCGACAGACTGCTTTGAATGCGCCTACATGGCATCCAAGATAGCACTGGAGCACATGACCCCCGTCGTACTGCTTACCGATGCTTTCGTTGCCAACGGCTCGGCAGCGTGGAAACTGCCCAAGCTTGCCGATTATCCCGCTATCGTTCCGCCTTATGTACGCCCCGAAATGCAGGGTTCATGGACACCCTACCAGCGCGATGAAAAGACCGGCAGCCGCTATTGGGCCATCCCCGGAACAGAGGGCTTCACCCACATCCTCGGCGGATTGGAGAAAGACAACAAGACAGGCGCCATCTCTACCGACCCTGAGAACCACGACCTGATGACCCGCCTGCGTGCCGAAAAGATTGCCAAAATCGAAGTGCCCGATGTAGAAGTGGAAGGCGACAAGGACGATGCCGAACTGCTGATTGTCGGCTTCGGCGGCACTTACGGCCATCTGCACGCCGCTATGGACGAACTCCGCGCCACAGGCAAGAAAGCGGCCCTCGCCCACTTCAAGTTCATCAATCCGCTGCCCAAGAATACGGCAGAGGTGATGAAGCGCTACAAGAAA